A window of Arcobacter acticola genomic DNA:
AAGTATTAAAAGAAGTTTTAGGAAGAAAATATTTTGAAAATATTATGACCATTCATAAATCTCAAGGAAGTGAATGGGATAATGTTATTTTTTCTGTTGTTGATGATTCAAATTTTGGAAAAAGAAAAATGTTTTTTACAAACTCTTTAAATCATAATTTCAAAAGTTTAAATCTAATAAATACAGTTGTAAGTAGAGCAAAAAAAAGATTAATTATTGTTGCAAATGAAGAGTTTTGGATAGAACAAAAGGAGTCACAATTAATAGGAAATTTAATAAATATATGTAAAAAGTTAGTTTATAAATATACATAATCATAATTTTGTTATATAATTTATTTAATGACTATTTAAATGATATAAAAAGAGGATTATCATGTTTACCGTGTATAATAATGGAAACGTTGGTTTTAGAAGTACAGCTGATAATTTATATGAACTTAAAAATATTGATGAATTATCTCCTGCAAGATTAAAACCAGATGAAGGTTTCATTCAACAATTTAATAATAAAAAAGATCAAGGTGAAAAGAAATCAAGTGAAAATGCTATTTCAGAATACAAAAAAATGGCAAATATTGATACCCTTGAGCCTGTATATGAAGTAAAAGATATAATGACAAGAAATTGCATTTATATAGATAATGAATCAACAATAAAAGATGCTTATGATTCTTTAAAAGAGTTAGATATTAATCAAATGCCAGTTGTTTCTTTTGGGAAGAAAATTACTGCGATGATAAATAAAGAACAAATCTTAAATCTTTTAATGAATGATATAGAAAATAGTAAAAATATTTTAAAGAAAAAGCTAAATGATGTATATTTAGATGAAGTTATAACAGCTAATCCAATTTCAGATATTAGAAGAGTTGCAAAAGTAATGATTGATTTAAAATTAGATGCGATTCCAATTGTTGATGAAAATGATATTTTGCATGGAATTGTTTCTAAAACAGATATTATTAAAGCTATCTCTCATATTCCACATTTTCAACTTTGGTCATAAACTATAAAGAAAAGATATCTTGCTTTTATACAATTATTATAAAATTTTTATATAACTTTCAGATATAATTCCAAAAAAAATAAAGAGTATAAATGGAATTTTTAGAAGATATAACTACTACGTGGATTATTATATTTATTATTACAGGATTTATAGCAGGTTATGTAGATTCAATAGCAGGTGGTGGAGGAATGATACAAGTACCTGTTTTGTTATATAGTGGAATTCCCCCTGTGTTTGTTCTTGCAACAAATAAAATGGCAAGTTTATTTGGAACTTTAATGGCAACAATCAAATATTTTCTAAGTAAAAAAATATCAATTAGAGTAGTTAGTATTGCAATAATTCCTTGTTTATTAGCTTCATATTTGGGAAGTTCACTTGTTATGTATATACCTAATTATATTATTCAATGGGCTATTTTAATTGCAATTCCTATTGCCTTAGTTTTTCTTCTTAAAAAAAGTTCAAAGATTAAAGAAGAAAATACAAAACTTACAAATAAAAATATAATTCTAGCAACTGCTCCAATTGGCTTTTATGATGGTATTTTAGGTCCTGGAACGGGAACTTATATGACAATTTCTATGAAAAAGTTTTTACATTTAGATTATATTATTTCAACTGCATCTACTAAGCCTTTAAATTTAGCTACAAATTTAGGTTCAGCTATTGCCTTTGTTTATGCTGG
This region includes:
- a CDS encoding CBS domain-containing protein translates to MFTVYNNGNVGFRSTADNLYELKNIDELSPARLKPDEGFIQQFNNKKDQGEKKSSENAISEYKKMANIDTLEPVYEVKDIMTRNCIYIDNESTIKDAYDSLKELDINQMPVVSFGKKITAMINKEQILNLLMNDIENSKNILKKKLNDVYLDEVITANPISDIRRVAKVMIDLKLDAIPIVDENDILHGIVSKTDIIKAISHIPHFQLWS
- a CDS encoding sulfite exporter TauE/SafE family protein, with the protein product MEFLEDITTTWIIIFIITGFIAGYVDSIAGGGGMIQVPVLLYSGIPPVFVLATNKMASLFGTLMATIKYFLSKKISIRVVSIAIIPCLLASYLGSSLVMYIPNYIIQWAILIAIPIALVFLLKKSSKIKEENTKLTNKNIILATAPIGFYDGILGPGTGTYMTISMKKFLHLDYIISTASTKPLNLATNLGSAIAFVYAGKVLWMIAIPMAIANMAGSYVGTHFAIKGGESFIKKVLIFVLVFMLLANIIKIILN